One Salvia splendens isolate huo1 chromosome 22, SspV2, whole genome shotgun sequence DNA segment encodes these proteins:
- the LOC121787914 gene encoding LON peptidase N-terminal domain and RING finger protein 1-like, whose translation MESSPATGFSLEGIDDVHDFPWNEEGSPMSLERYGHLYDLMQRGNTEFREGRLDQAIELYSRANHIKPGDSIILSNRCAAYLRISQFLRSRSPSASEYRPLNGLDPTTHAGLALNDAEKVMNLHSNTAASYILKANALILLEKYELAQGVICSGHQIDPQSNALSNLEKKIANTFLRRSHSNPQRTDDYDCTLCLKLLYEPITTPCGHSFCRSCLFQTMDRGNRCPLCRTILFISPRTCAISVTLNNIIEKSFPEEYAERKLEQLSLTNPGPDLLPLFAMDVILPCQKLQLNIFEPRYRLMVRRIMEGNRRMGMVVIDPSTGSVVDYACEVEITDCEPLPDGRFFLEVESRRRCRIIRNWDQDGYRVAEVEWVNDTYPAEGNERNALVEMTRKAAVFVRQWIKEAQEAAQGDGIRLAELFKAEGLMPSTRDPERFSFWLATLTNRRPSERLELLRLRDTRERITRSLLFMKAEEQGCRLIWQ comes from the exons ATGGAGTCTTCTCCAGCTACCGGATTCAGCTTGGAAGGGATTGATGATGTCCACGATTTTCCATGG AATGAGGAAGGATCACCAATGTCGTTGGAGCGGTATGGCCATCTCTACGACCTCATGCAAAGGGGAAACACGGAATTTCGTGAAGGTCGATTAGATCAG GCAATTGAATTATACTCAAGAGCTAACCACATTAAGCCTGGTGATTCTATTATTCTAAGCAACCGATGTGCTGCCTATCTCCG GATTAGCCAATTCCTCAGAAGCAGGTCTCCTTCGGCTTCAGAATATAGGCCATTGAATGGGTTGGATCCAACAACCCATGCTGGG CTTGCACTGAATGATGCGGAGAAGGTGATGAATCTACATAGTAATACAGCAGCCTCCTACATTCTTAAGGCTAATGCTCTTATTCTG TTGGAAAAGTATGAGCTGGCTCAGGGTGTTATTTGCTCAGGCCATCAGATTGATCCCCAAAG CAACGCTCTTTCAAATTTAGAGAAGAAAATAGCCAATACTTTTTTGAGGAGAAGCCATTCCAATCCTCAACGAACAGATGATTATGATTGCACTTTATGTTTGAAGTTACTGTACGAACCAATCACAACTCCTTGTGGACATTCTTTCTGTCGGTCATGCCTGTTTCAGACTATGGACCGAG GTAACAGATGCCCTTTATGTCGTACTATTTTGTTTATTAGTCCCAGAACATGTGCAATCAG TGTCACATTAAACAACATCATAGAGAAGAGCTTTCCAGAGGAATACGCAGAGAGGAAGTTGGAGCAACTCAGTTTGACAAACCCTGGTCCTGATTTGTTGCCTCTTTTTGCCATGGATGTTATCCTACCGTGCCAGAAGTTACAGCTTAACATTTTTGAACCACGTTATAGACTTATG GTGAGGAGGATAATGGAAGGAAATCGCCGGATGGGAATG GTTGTGATTGACCCATCAACTGGTTCAGTCGTTGATTATGCATGTGAGGTGGAGATTACGGA CTGCGAGCCTCTTCCAGATGGACGTTTCTTTTTAGAG GTTGAAAGCCGGAGGAGATGTCGTATCATTCGAAATTGGGATCAAGATGG ATACCGTGTTGCCGAGGTTGAGTGGGTGAACGACACATATCCAGCGGAGGGAAACGAGAGAAATGCT TTGGTGGAGATGACACGTAAGGCAGCAGTTTTTGTTCGCCAatggatcaaggaggcacaagaaGCAGCACAAGGGG ATGGAATAAGACTTGCTGAGCTTTTTAAAGCAGAAGGATTGATGCCATCGACACGTGATCCTGAGCGCTTCAGTTTTTGG CTTGCTACATTGACAAACCGTAGGCCATCAGAGAGATTAGAGCTTCTTCGGCTTAGAGATACTCGAGAG AGAATTACAAGGTCTCTTCTTTTTATGAAGGCGGAAGAACAAGGATGTAGGTTGATTTGGCAGTGA
- the LOC121787517 gene encoding probable xyloglucan 6-xylosyltransferase 5, translating into MGSEGAFSAQKRSSGALPTANAAVNGGARGRAAALLPRGRQMHKTFNNIKITILCGFVTILVLRGTIGLGNLVSSEADAENQHLTKETDKILDEIRSDKDPSDPDEAPVRYLSLNDTFSLGPRISTWDEDRKVWLEKNHQFPSYVKGKPRILLVTGSQPAPCDNAIGDHYLLKSLKNKIDYCRIHGIEILYNMAHLDKEMAGFWAKLPLLRRLMLSHPDVEWIWWMDSDAMFTDMVFDIPIAKYKDYNMVIHGFPDLLFNQKSWIALNTGSFLFRNCQWSLDLLDAWAPMGPKGPMREEAGKILTAYLKGRPAFEADDQSALIYLLLSQKQWLSKVFVENSFYLHGFWESLVDRYEEMIEKNHPGMGDERWPLVTHFVGCKPCSKSGDYSVERCLRGMERAFNFADNQVLNLYGLRHKGLVSPNLKRIRNETAAPLVNVDQFDIRHAAAHHTTEPRS; encoded by the coding sequence ATGGGATCGGAGGGAGCTTTCTCCGCTCAGAAGCGGAGCTCCGGCGCCCTACCGACGGCGAACGCCGCTGTGAACGGAGGAGCGCGGGGCCGTGCCGCAGCTCTGCTGCCTCGGGGGCGGCAGATGCACAAGACGTTCAACAACATCAAGATCACAATCCTCTGCGGCTTCGTCACGATTCTGGTGCTGCGAGGCACGATTGGGCTCGGGAACCTCGTCTCCTCCGAAGCCGACGCGGAGAATCAGCATCTGACTAAGGAAACGGATAAGATCCTCGATGAGATCCGATCCGACAAGGATCCGAGCGACCCGGACGAGGCGCCTGTGCGATATCTCAGCCTCAATGATACCTTCAGCTTAGGGCCGAGGATCAGCACTTGGGACGAAGATCGCAAGGTATGGCTTGAGAAAAACCACCAATTTCCGAGTTATGTTAAGGGAAAACCTAGGATTCTGCTTGTGACTGGTTCGCAGCCGGCGCCTTGTGACAATGCGATTGGTGATCATTACTTGCTGAAGTCTCTGAAAAACAAGATTGATTACTGTAGGATTCATGGAATTGAGATCCTGTATAATATGGCTCATTTGGATAAGGAAATGGCCGGGTTTTGGGCGAAATTGCCGCTGCTGCGGCGGTTGATGTTGTCGCATCCAGATGTGGAGTGGATTTGGTGGATGGATAGTGATGCTATGTTTACGGATATGGTGTTTGATATTCCTATTGCCAAGTATAAGGATTATAACATGGTCATCCATGGCTTTCCTGATTTGTTGTTCAATCAGAAGTCGTGGATTGCGTTGAACACAGGAAGTTTCCTGTTCCGGAACTGCCAGTGGTCGTTGGATTTGTTGGATGCTTGGGCCCCTATGGGACCCAAGGGCCCGATGCGTGAGGAGGCTGGAAAGATCTTGACGGCCTATCTGAAGGGGCGTCCGGCCTTTGAGGCCGATGACCAGTCTGCTTTGATATACTTGTTGCTTTCGCAGAAGCAGTGGCTGAGCAAGGTGTTTGTGGAGAACTCCTTTTACTTGCACGGATTTTGGGAGAGTTTGGTGGATAGGTATGAGGAGATGATTGAGAAGAACCACCCGGGAATGGGAGATGAGAGGTGGCCGCTGGTGACGCATTTTGTGGGCTGCAAGCCCTGTAGTAAATCTGGAGATTATTCAGTGGAGAGGTGTTTGAGGGGTATGGAGAGAGCTTTCAACTTTGCAGATAATCAAGTTCTCAACTTGTATGGGTTAAGGCATAAGGGATTGGTTAGCCCAAATCTAAAGCGGATCAGGAATGAAACGGCTGCTCCTTTGGTGAATGTAGATCAGTTTGATATTCGGCATGCAGCTGCTCACCACACCACTGAACCTCGGAGCTAG
- the LOC121787444 gene encoding vesicle transport v-SNARE 13-like isoform X1 has protein sequence MSQAFEGYERQYCELSANLSKKITSASLLDGEQKKQKVFEIQTRLGDAESLIRKMDLEARSLPPSVKAMLLAKLREYKNDLNNLKSEVKRITSANANQAARDELLESGLTDTMAVSADQRARLLMSTERLNKTGERVRESRKTMLETEELGVSILQDLHQQRQSLLHAHGTLHGVDDNIGRSKKILTNMSRRMNRNKWMIGTVIAVLIIAILLVLYFKLIH, from the exons ATGAGTCAAGCGTTCGAAGGTTATGAGCGGCAGTACTGCGAGCTGTCTGCTAACCTATCCAAAAAGATTACTTCAGCAAGTCTCCTTGATGGAG AACAAAAGAAACAGAAAGTATTTGAAATACAGACACGATTGGGGGATGCTGAGTCATTG ATACGTAAAATGGATCTTGAAGCTAGGAGCTTGCCACCGAGTGTGAAGGCCATGCTTCTTGCCAAACTAAGAGAATATAAAAATGATTTGAACAATTTGAAATCAGAAGTTaagagaatcacatcagctaatgCCAATCAAGCTGCAAGGGATGAGTTGTTGGAATCTGGATTGACAGATACAATGGCG GTATCAGCTGATCAAAGAGCAAGGCTGTTGATGTCAACTGAAAGACTAAATAAGACAGGCGAAAGGGTCAGAGAAAGTAGAAAAACAATGCTCGAAACTGAGGAGCTTGGTGTCTCAATTCTTCAAGATCTGCATCAACAACGTCAATCACTTCTGCATGCACATGGCACT CTTCACGGGGTGGATGACAACATAGGCCGGAGCAAAAAGATTCTCACCAACATGTCAAGAAGGATGAACAGAAATAAGTGGATGATTGGAACAGTTATTGCAGTCTTGATTATTGCAATTCTTCTCGTTCTTTACTTCAAGCTGATCCATTAG
- the LOC121787444 gene encoding vesicle transport v-SNARE 13-like isoform X2, with protein MSQAFEGYERQYCELSANLSKKITSASLLDGEQKKQKVFEIQTRLGDAESLIRKMDLEARSLPPSVKAMLLAKLREYKNDLNNLKSEVKRITSANANQAARDELLESGLTDTMVSADQRARLLMSTERLNKTGERVRESRKTMLETEELGVSILQDLHQQRQSLLHAHGTLHGVDDNIGRSKKILTNMSRRMNRNKWMIGTVIAVLIIAILLVLYFKLIH; from the exons ATGAGTCAAGCGTTCGAAGGTTATGAGCGGCAGTACTGCGAGCTGTCTGCTAACCTATCCAAAAAGATTACTTCAGCAAGTCTCCTTGATGGAG AACAAAAGAAACAGAAAGTATTTGAAATACAGACACGATTGGGGGATGCTGAGTCATTG ATACGTAAAATGGATCTTGAAGCTAGGAGCTTGCCACCGAGTGTGAAGGCCATGCTTCTTGCCAAACTAAGAGAATATAAAAATGATTTGAACAATTTGAAATCAGAAGTTaagagaatcacatcagctaatgCCAATCAAGCTGCAAGGGATGAGTTGTTGGAATCTGGATTGACAGATACAATG GTATCAGCTGATCAAAGAGCAAGGCTGTTGATGTCAACTGAAAGACTAAATAAGACAGGCGAAAGGGTCAGAGAAAGTAGAAAAACAATGCTCGAAACTGAGGAGCTTGGTGTCTCAATTCTTCAAGATCTGCATCAACAACGTCAATCACTTCTGCATGCACATGGCACT CTTCACGGGGTGGATGACAACATAGGCCGGAGCAAAAAGATTCTCACCAACATGTCAAGAAGGATGAACAGAAATAAGTGGATGATTGGAACAGTTATTGCAGTCTTGATTATTGCAATTCTTCTCGTTCTTTACTTCAAGCTGATCCATTAG
- the LOC121787443 gene encoding protein NEN1-like has product MAEESSEIVFFDVETTIPTRTGQGYALLEFGAIVVCPMRMVELRSYSTLIRPADPSLITSLSVRCNGITKDTLVPAPNFADVADQVYDLLHGRIWAGHNILRFDCPRVREAFSEINRPAPEPKGAIDTLQLLTQKFGRRAGDMKMATLASYFGLGKQTHRSLDDVRMNLEVLKYCATVLFLESTLPDILIENSEVFPNATTRRRTNGKNSTQQIGKDEIIKPPSDRFSCPSTSSPSPMKIEFPSTLSPFSVDMLKACTVGQANVSAEPSAAGAGPFDLGGMRAGMEEPLPEDSMEEEEEEEEEEEEEEDKAAIPSQESSTSVVDGCFDSFNDFLEPDGVSIPSISVTLAPFYPGIQRIQILHQNFPLQLKCASLKVRFGISTKFVDHSGRPRLNFVVDASPKLCNILDGADRLAQKLSTDSGSSSEWHHVVARKQGFFNSPTVRLHVPTLADGEINRWTTEIYQKEISTTHKLVFSRYDVAGLNSLFTPGHVVDAYFALVAYDFQQNAGIRLVAKKLIVHPSS; this is encoded by the exons ATGGCCGAAGAAAGCTCCGAGATAGTCTTCTTCGACGTGGAGACAACGATCCCCACCCGAACGGGGCAGGGATACGCCCTTTTGGAATTCGGAGCCATTGTGGTTTGCCCCATGAGGATGGTGGAGCTCCGGAGCTACTCCACCCTTATCCGACCCGCTGACCCCTCGCTAATCACCTCCCTCTCCGTCCGCTGCAATGGCATCACCAAGGACACCCTCGTCCCTGCTCCGAATTTCGCTGATGTCGCAGATCAAGTGTACGACCTGCTGCACG GAAGAATATGGGCTGGCcataacatattgcgttttgaTTGTCCTCGTGTACGAGAGGCGTTTTCCGAGATAAACAGGCCAGCTCCAGAGCCTAAAGGAGCTATAGATACGCTACAACTGCTAACACAAAAGTTTGGAAGAAGAGCTGGTGATATGAAG ATGGCAACTCTTGCATCATATTTTGGGCTTGGAAAGCAAACACATAG GAGTCTGGATGATGTACGCATGAATCTTGAAGTCCTTAAGTACTGTGCAACAGTCCTGTTTTTG GAATCCACCCTTCCAGACATATTAATTGAGAACAGCGAGGTTTTTCCCAATGCGACCACAAGAAGACGAACTAATGGAAAAAATTCCACACAGCAGATTGGGAAGGATGAAATTATCAAACCACCTAGCGACAGGTTTTCATGTCCATCAACATCGTCGCCATCTCCAATGAAGATTGAATTTCCATCAACATTATCTCCATTCTCAGTAGATATGCTTAAGGCGTGTACGGTTGGTCAAGCGAATGTGTCAGCTGAACCCAGTGCAGCCGGTGCTGGTCCATTTGACTTGGGCGGTATGCGTGCTGGAATGGAAGAGCCTCTTCCTGAGGACAgtatggaagaagaagaagaagaagaagaagaagaagaagaagaagaagataaagcTGCTATACCATCTCAAGAGTCTTCAACTTCAGTAGTGGATGGATGTTTCGACAGCTTTAATGACTTCTTGGAGCCTGATGGTGTTTCAATACCTTCAATATCTGTTACTCTTGCACCTTTTTACCCTGGAATTCAAAGAATACAAATATTACACCAAAACTTCCCATTGCAACTTAAATGTGCAAGCTTGAAAGTTCGTTTTGGGATCAGCACGAAGTTTGTTGATCATTCTGGTCGGCCACGTTTGAATTTTGTTGTGGATGCATCACCAAAGTTGTGCAATATTCTAGATGGAGCTGATAGGCTAGCGCAGAAGCTTTCGACTGATTCTGGTAGCTCCTCTGAGTGGCATCATGTAGTAGCTAGGAAGCAAGGGTTCTTCAACTCTCCCACTGTCCGATTGCA CGTACCCACTTTAGCAGACGGTGAAATCAACCGATGGACAACAGAGATATACCAGAAGGAGATTTCAACCACACACAAGCTTGTGTTTAGCAGATACGATGTTGCTGGACTGAATTCGTTGTTCACTCCGGGGCATGTTGTTGATGCCTATTTCGCTTTGGTTGCCTACGACTTTCAGCAAAATGCCGGCATCCGATTAGTGGCAAAAAAACTGATTGTTCATCCAAGTTCATGA